From Danio rerio strain Tuebingen ecotype United States chromosome 2, GRCz12tu, whole genome shotgun sequence:
CACTTACTGCTTCACTTATCACCACTTGTAATAAATCACTTTATTtgcacagcaattcttgtatgtGGTCATTACTTTGAGTTCAATTTtctttgagtgtttgtttgaacAAAATCCTTGATCAAGTGTGCAACCCCACTTCCCTAGACTGCCCCGGGGTTGTAACAGTAACTCTAATAATTACTTTACGTAATTTGTGGTTGATAGAGACACGTTACGGTGAGAAGCGAAGATGACGGGGATGACTGCATTTCTATTGAACAGTAGCAAAGTGGTAGTTTGTATAGGTGTCCCTTTTGTGCAGATGTTTTGAGAcctgttcatatgatttatagtCATCTGCAGAGTCACAAAATTCGAGCAATTCATCACGACCATAAGTACCCAATTATTTGGTGGTTTGCATTTTAAGATGATTTATTTGGGTGATAACGTTATGTGATGACGTGAAGAGCGATTCTACATCTGATGTATGCCAATATGTACGTGTAAATTGCATAACTTATATGACATACAAGCTCATATGTGATACATATAAAATGCCATGTATGCAACATGTATTACGAAATATAGCAAATATGTCCACTTTAGAAATATCCTTTTAAAGAGTGTGTACACACACAACTGGACATTGCAATGACTAAGTCAACTGTATTTTCACTATTACTGTTTTAAACCTACATtactacaaaatatatataaaatatagcagTGAAATACAAGTTTCAGTAttgttttgtattgaatttttgcTTTCCCTAAAGTTAATGTTAACTGTCTATCACTAATTTTAAAAGACAACAATTGATTATAGCACACATTTAATCTGTTTTAGTATGTTTTAATTTCCGTTTGTTAATTAACTAATACATGTTTGTAATATCTGCTATTTATTATTcactaaaaaaacaacaagtaaatgacaaaacaaaaaagatttcagCTTTTTAATGCTGGCCAAAAGTCTATAAAAGTTTCcaatgatagttcagccaaaacttgctatcatttactcaacttttacttgttccaaactaggTGGTATAAGTTTCTTAgagtatttttaattgtattttttttgcaatattttacaaTTGTTGCCTATATGACAccttatgcatataaaatatgaatttgtatgtcATATATGTGATTTGCATATTTTCCTTgtcagattaatttttttttgttacatttgaatgttttttgaaacatgctttaaatggttttaataaatgtttttttttatctgtatttttgcaGATTTCATAATTTATGACTGTCACTTGGATTGCCGAAAAAATAAGCACTATCACTGCTGCTACTGTTCCAAAACGGTTATAAACAAGTCCGATTTCATCAAgcacatacatttttgtaaatattcttcTACTCATTGCACCAAGACAGCTCGACAACAAACTCCTCTTGCTACTCTAAACCATGAGACTGCACCTCCACTTTACACTCTAAACAGTGAGACGGCACTTCCAGCTAGTGCTGTAAACCATGAGACGGCACCTCCACCTAGCACTCCAAAGAGTGAGACGGCACCTCCACCTAGCACTCCAAACAGTGAGACGGCACCTCCACCTAGCACTGTAAACCGGCCGATGGCACCTCCACCCAGCACTCCAAACAGTGAGACGGCACCTCCACCTAGCACTGTAAACCGGCCGATGGCACCTCCACCCAGCACTCCAAACAGTGAGACGGCACCTCCACCTAGCACTGTAAACCGGCCGATGGCACCTCCACCCAGCACTCCAAAGATTGAGACGGCACCTCCACCTAGCACTGTAAACCGGCCGATGGCACCTCCACCCAGCACTCCAAACAGTGAGACGGCACCTCCACCTAGCACTGTAAACCGGCCGATGGCACCTCCACCCAGCACTCCAAACAGTGAGACGGCACCTCCACCTAGCACTGTAAACCGGCCGATGGCACCTCCACCTAGCACTCCAAACAGTGAGACGGCACCTCCACCTAGCACTGTAAACCGGCCGATGGCACCTCCACCTAGCACTCCAAACAGGCAGATGGCACCTCCTCCAAACAGGCAAACGGTACATCCTACTATCACTCCAAACCAAGAGACCGCCAAGGTGACAGTTGTTCAAAGAAAGCAGGAGCAAAGGGTGAATTGTCCACACtgcaatatttgtattttaaagaaaaatcttaaaaaaCACACCCAAAGAGCTCATTCAAATATTGAGCATGACGTCACTGCACTGTCTTGTCTTCGAAGCCTGTGCATTGATGAAAAAAATGGTGTGTTCGCCGTTTCAAAATCTTCAAAAGGCCCTTGCATTCCTGTCCATGTAATTAAAAAGACATGGGGCAGTTCGCATAAGGTGACTTGCGATGTTGACATCTGTAATGCGCTAATTGATTTTAAAAGGAGATCTGGTATGCGATCCTGTGAGTGTACCCACTTAAAATCAGTTAATTATTGCAGATCAGATGCTTCAAAAGTTTCCTTACAGGAAGAGGTTTTGCAAGAAATGGTcacccagagatggtttgcagaGGATCGCAAGAAACAGTgtataaatttgcaaaaaaaagcaGAGGAAGAAGATACATGTCTTGCATCTTATGTTGACATTGGAAGTGCATCTCATATGCATTACATCTCCGTATTTGAGCCGAAAGTTTCGTTTTATAACCGTTTGGGCAGAATTATGGTTCTTTATAATGCCAAAAATAACACATGGCATTGCCCTTGCAGTAGACCGAGGCACTCCTGCATACACAAGGCAGTGTCCAAGTGGTTGCTTTTTCAAACAAAGCGAAATATGTTCAGAAAAGTGAAGAGCACTGAGGAGGACTTGGCCACAAAGTCTTTATTGCCAGCAGATCCTGATCATACTTTGGCAAAAGATGATTCTAAGAGCACTGTGTACCCTCCAACAAATGATGATCTCAAGAAAATGGTGCAATACATTTTCACCATAAAAACGATACCATCTTCCCTTCCTTCATCAACAACAAGTTTTTGTGAAAAGGAGTTCCCAAAAGTACTTGTTCCAGATGAAATGCTCTGCTCAATGTATTCAGAAAAAGTACCACTCAGTGACCCTTTGCTCATCTCCAAGAAAGCCAAAATTGTCACAACAATTGGAATAATCGAAGGTTGGTATTTGTTAGCTAGaagcaaataatttaaatgagtattaaatttatttactattaactgcatgcttgtttgcttgtttttagatGTTGAAACGTATTGCAAGAAATGCCCAGTGTGTGGCCTTTCATATCGCTACCAAGAATGGAACTCTGGTCTGCATAACTATGATAACCACATCATACTAAGTGTGAAATTTTGTCTGCTGCTTAGAAGTTTCCTACAGGTATAGTAGATGGATTATCATATCCTGGGGTGTCCAGATACCTAAAGGACAGctgttctgcatagtttagctccatccTGCCTCAAGACATGGTGGGAGGTTTTTAGTGTATTGCTTATTAAGGTGTGTTACATTGTCATtagagctaaactttgcagaacagTGGTTGTTTAGGATTGGAGTTATATTGAACATTGTTGtcaataataatatgtaatttcCTCTTTTAGTCTCACACTGCAGTTGAACGAGTCTGTAAAGCTCTTTCTGTATCTACTGGAATGCATTATCCAAGCTGCATAACTGTGCTTTGTGCTTATCTGCACTTTGAAGCCTTGACTGACCACAATTATCAGTTTTCCTGCTTAAAGTGTGGATTCCATCCATCTGTTGTTATCATGGATGCACATCGAAAAGGAGTTTTTAGTATGCCAGGTATGATAACTGTTTAAATTTTAATGTTTGAATTATCTGCCTCTTTCtccattgtttaatttaaaaaaaaattatcaatttgTCCATTCTGTGTAACTATCCAGTTACCTAACTACCTTTTTTTTGTAGTAAGTGAAACTGAAAAACCGCCTGCAAACTTTAATGGACATGTAGATGTGGAGGCGTTTTGGAATTCCCTGAGATTGGAAATTATTGCAAGAGGTCTTGTGCCATgtaagtttgtttattttgtgtttgatgCATTCAGTTTAGTAGATGTACTAAGCACACAGTTCAGATATGTTTATCTTTTCTTTagctaaaatgtttacattttgttttttttgttttttaagtaaaaGTATACTTGTTATAATGATACTAATTATAGTATTATTGGTGTTGTTGGTTCTTTTTACAGGTGGGAACCACAATCCATTTGCTGTTAAACCAAATTTTCACCTTTGGGCACCTTGGATTGGAGTTAACACCAGGAAGTCTGGAACTGTTTTGAATACTGAATGGGAAAAAGTTCAGCCATCAACCTCTAATCCAGTATCTGAACTTCCAGTTTCTGAGGAGAGGCTAATTGATGAGCTGATGAAACTGAAGGTAACCTTTTCTGACAACTTCTAATATTGTGATAGTACTAACTGCATTCTCAATTATTTCAAGTTAGTTTTTTATTAGtggatttgttgttgttgttgttgttgttgttgttatttattactattattttaaatattatgttttaggTTAGTGCTGTCCGACGCCTATGCGAGTCTTGCGGATTAGGTAAAAAGGGATCGAAGATGGACCTCATAACAAGACTGAGGAGTGAAATGCAAAGCAGGTCATCTTACGACAAAATATTTCAGAAGGTTTGGGGTGCATCAGGTTTGTGTAATTCTATAGTTATTTCTCTTTATTATTCACAACAATTGCattggatttatttttaaaataataatattgttttaaaagaacaaattgctgaaatcattttattattatctagGGGGTTGGGCAGTTGTGATGTGCCCCTGCGGTGTTGTTTACAGCCTTAAAGTTTTGTTGAGAGCTGAAAGTCCACGGGACTTTACTGACATTTTAATGTCCTGGAAACATCTCCCCAATGTGACCATTTATGATTTTGCAAGAGGACTGGCTGCTCATGCAAATCTTCGCAGTCCGAACATGATTCCCTTCAGTCCACACGAAGGTCGACTTTTGGAGCCAAATGAAGCCAATATTACAGCAGCAGAGAAGGGAAACCTGAAAGTTTCTTTAAAGTGGCTTAAAGAGAAGAATTTCCCTTCTGATGTAAATGGGCATCCATTAACTGGCACATGTGAGCATTACGTTCTCTATGACCGTTTCCATGAAAACAACACCAAAGATTCACGCGATAAACTTCGCAAAATACAGCTTGTACCAGAGTTGGCTGGAAGAGTGAATTCTCAATGTGCTGAGCAGTTGTTTTCTCAAATGAGAAAAAACAACTATTTTCTGAATGTAATGAAGCCAACAAACCATGTGTTCCTCATGCGTAACCTGTTGCACCACTACAATGTTGCAAAAAATAATAGGTTTGTTGAACAACTTGCCAAGCATGTTGGTTGCACTGAGGTTACCCTGGACCAGCATGGGCAAGCACTGTCAGGTAAAAGATCAATTGGCATGTTTGAATTGTTTTTCGCAATTTAAAGTTAGCAGCACAATAATCAgattttcctttaaaaataatttgactgGTATGCTTTATTTCTAGGGTCATCTTTTGAAAGCAAAAACAAGAGCAATGGTGAGCCAAACGCACAAAAGGTGGCTGCAAGAAAATTGAAAGATTACTTGAAGACCTCCTGGGAACAGCCATTGACTAAATCAGTGGAGGAAAAGGTGTTTAAATGAGAATTTTATACGATGTGAGGAGCATCAAATTTTTagtatttaaatgttgatttatttatttcccccaTATAGCTCATGGATGTGCTAGACACAAATAAAAGTCAGAGCGAACATGTGGCACGCATTTATTCCACCACCCTGATGCGAGAAGATTTTCAGACGCTGGGATTAGAACGCGATGCTGAGGCAACGgtatgtaatcttttttttttttttttttttttttccaaaatgactGGTGACACTTAATAAATTTGCTCATTAATGTTATAATGTTAGTTATTATAAAGCAATAACAAATAGTTAATCATTTTAAGCATTAAAGCTACCTTTAATAGACATTTGTAAGCAGTTTTAAGTAAAGTTACAAATGCACAAAAGGTGCATTCTTGACTTATCACATGTATAGTGTGCTTAATGcttgtattttcatatttaatgatTCTTTTTTCACTACAAAATAATGTGTTGAAGTGTTATTTTTATCAGTTATTGAAGAGTACTTGGTGGTGTTCAATATCATTCAGTATTagcaaatgattaataaactattttaattaatattttcactTATTTGTCAGGCACTTGGCAATGGTTACTTTGTATaacaattaatgttttattaagaCAATTTCCCAGTTTTGTCACCTAATCTAGTGAGGACTATTTGTTCtttgtaaatcccttataaatgaaaattaaaggcTCTTTATTGAATGGACAATAAATctttacatacatataaaaataattaaaatggtcAACAAAATACAGCATTCCGTTTTGCAAAACAGCATTTTGATATAACTATAAAACATTTCAGTGTTTTCAGATATATTTAAAGGGTAATTTTATATACAGATAAGATTGCAccgatttattttcatttactgatAAGAttgcacagattttttttttttttaaatgggtacttttttgcattttaaaattagttttttgctCTGAATAGTAGATTTcctttttttagtttaaattatatctgagcctttaattgtcagtTAAAAGAGTTTTACATATCATAAATTGTCCTCACTTAAATTGCCTTTAATAAAGCTTTTATTAACACAAAGTAACGATTACTATATGCCCAAGAAGTAATATCTATAAattttgatttgaatagtttattaatcatttatttattttttctgaatcTTAAAAAAACACCAGCTACTCCAAATAGTTTGTTAACCATGCAATCATTAACaatgtatgaaaatacaatcattaagcacatttataaatgtgattatatgTCAAGACAATAGTATTTGTAGCAGTATTTTATAAATAGCTTATTAATGTCTATTGATgaagagttaatgcttaacaaatgaactATTTGCTTATGTTTGATAAATGATTCATGGCGCATGGTTGTAAAGTGTTATGTATTACTTTTGCTTTCCATATAATTTGTTCAAGTGAACCATTTTTTTCTTCATAGATTTTGAATTGCTGTTTCAAGATAATAGAAGACATCAGCGCATTGCAGGTAACTTTTGTgtgtaaaattaaagaaataataactaaatctattttgttgtttatatttttatttttaatttttttttttttgttattagggTGTTCAAGTCTGGACTTCGAACAGCTATGTAAATGCAACTTTGATTCCACCGCTGTGTGCAGATCCCATGTTACATATCCCTGTAAGGATTTATACTTTGCATAatcaatgtaatattttaatggtTAGTTGGTCTGgtttatggtgatgatgatttgGATTTCATCAACTGAAATTCCTTACTATATGTTCTAGGCAACGTAACATTAAGTATTACTATAAAACAAAGAAGGCAACCCCTTTCTGCAAAGTACAAACTCTGCAATATTTTGTCATAAATTGGGTTGTACTTTTGTGACAGGTTGATGCATCTGCGAAAGACTGCATTTTGTTTCCATCATGGAGCAAGTCACACTGGATGATTTGTGTAAGTTATTGGTATGATATGTTCAagttttttcaaataaatgtcaggatattttgtttttaacaacatTTTGCAGATACTGCGTCCAAAGCTCAAACAGCTTTTTTTACTTGATTCACTCTGCAAGAGTGGCTTAAGTGATGGCAGATACAGTCAAGTGTACAGGTCTTTTACAAGTTCAATAGCTCTTGTTCAGAAGTTCTGGTTCAGCAGTTCTTGCTCAAGCGTTCTTGCTGTATGGTGGTTCAGTTTTAAACCAttcagcttttttgtttttgttcctttttaattttgttctgtatttatttattgtttctgtGGTTCTTCTGGGAATGATGTGGAAACTAATAagttttaaatgtgaattttaagtatatgaattaagaaaatattttaaaaaggacaaTGTAAAACTCATCATTCCCAAAAAAGCATGCGCCATGGTTCTGTTATTGATTCAGATTCATGTAAATTTACTTGCTGTTGTTGATTTTTGCGTGTTTGGCACATTTAATAGGAGAGTTGCCCAGAAAATTGTTCCTGGACATTGGACTGAGTTGTCCTGTCAGGATCTTTCAGTAAGTTCTTCAATAATTACAGCCATCCAACATGCAATATAAAACAATCTTGTTTAAatgttaattcttttttttttttattttgaatgttcaTTTTTATTCCTAACATTACCCAGAATATTCCAATGCAGAGTTTCTCAAATAACTGTGGAGTCTTTATGCTAATGGTAAGTTTAACAATTTACATGGACATCCGCATTAATAGATTTAGATCTTGACAATTTCTTTGACTTTCAGTATGCCTTGTACATCGCACTTGATGTTGATTTTGACTTTTCTGAGGTGAGtctttgctcaacactttgttAGCCAGTATAAAAGAAGGATTTTTCAACATTGTagtaattgtcttttttttatttgaaacaggCTAATATGACAAAAATAAGGAGATGGTGGTGTGGGCTCCTGCTCGAAGGCTCagggtaaattattattatttttttacattttaaagtgaagGCAGTTAGCACtgcaattaatataatttttttttctcaaggtcTCCTGTCAAACGAAAAAGGCCCAGAAAAATGGAATGCGTGTCTCAGGCACCTGTACTCTCGGGTGAAAACAAATGTagtaagttaataaaaaatagaaaagttGTCACAAAGTATCACTTGATTCATATGTTTAATGTTATGACAAATTATagcaaatatacatttatacatgtaACTTTTACCTTTTGCCATTTATTGCAtctttgtcttttattttaagtGTTAAATAGAGGTTTGTATGTAGCATTGTAAAGGTGATGCACTTGACAATATCTTAGTTTTTCCTCCTTCAGCCATGGATCCAAAAGGAGGCCTTTGTGATGtatgtttgaatatattttattagcctagctttagtttttttatttcccattttacatttgtcatttattttgtgtATAAATTTTGTCTTTAATTCAGTTACCATCAGACCTGCTCAGACAGATTCTTCTAGATGTTGTTTTCGATGAAGGAGATGGAGCCTTCCTCACACTCTCACTTGTGTGAAGAAAGTTTTGTGACATTGTCTGCAGTCAAGTTTTCCGTAGAAAATATCACTTGGCCTGGCTCGACAGTATGTgttctttactttaattaaatgaataaggtgttttaaatagattttcatttggtaatatcttttttttttttttgtaggcatCACTGACTGGAAATCTACAAGTCCAGATATAAAAGACAAATAAAGAGTGGAGTTCAAACTCTCCACGTGTGAATCATGTGGTTGGCTGTACAAAGACACAATTGGATACTGTGGTGATGGGAAGAAAGGGGTGTATAGAGCTTTTTATTCTGACAAAGAGTTCGATGGCTACTGCTCGATGCACTGCTTCTATacaatgaatgactgaatgaatggatggCTGGATTTGTAGTTACGGATGGTATTCGTGGCTAACTGATGGATGATTGGATTTGTGGTGAATGGAAGAGGatggatttgtttatttgatttaaatttgtttgtttttttgttgattAAACAAATGTTTCATGGACTTGTGTCTGTTTTAAACTGAATATTGTTTTTAACATAAGGCTAATAAGTTTTTATcataattaattttgtaatatttgaacaTTTTACCACACAAAACGGACTTGTCAAAAtcaacttaatttttattattttaggcaTTACTTTTAGTATCACAAAGAAACAACCAAATCACGATTTAATTTAACTTGAATTGAACAACTTTCGCTTTACTGCACTTTTAAATAGCCACCATGAAGAACAAACAAAGTGGTTTATGGTATTTGTATCAAGCAGAAAAATTCTGATTTACACATTACTTTAATAAAACTACAATGCACTCAAATTCATGGTGATGACGTAAGTTACCCGCGACCTTGAGGAATGCCGGTCTAATGCACTTTCAAATTAACGTTTATAATGATTTTTACAGCGAAAGCATGTTAtgattatatttaattcaatcctCTGTCTTTATTCggctattgcttttaaaaaaacactcAAGACCTCTCAATGGTGATGAAGTAAATTCGCTAACAGCCTGTGACTAAATTAGATAGATGACTTtccaaattacttttaaaaatatttatagtaaTATTTTTAAGCAAAGGTTGTGATTACGtttaatttattctttattcTAAACGAGAAGCGTTTAATAGAACAATCCACCTTTATGCTAAAGGAGCAGCTTATTGTCAATCTGTTTATACGTTAATGTGATTGGCCAACGCATTTAACCGGAAAATAAACCTTTGACCAATGAAAAACCTTGTGCCACGCCCCTAGCGAAAAAAATTTTGACCAATGAAATACCTTTAGCCACGCCCCTACCTTTAACTCCGCCCATTGCTCCAGACTGCAGCTACCCATACTAGGCAAAAAGGGCGCAAGTAACACAAACtaatgttgtctcttgctgatcttgtgcagattgatcttaagcagttaaagataagccatatctctgcttttgtggtttctcaggtgttattctaagatcttgcaagaagtattagaattaatttgggaCGTTGTCAACTCATATTGCATCCTCTGAACtacctctgtgtgtatgtgtgaatgtgtgtgtgcgtttgtttgttgtttgcttattacgtagttagtttcatgtatcgtagtgtagctcaataaatctttgtactcactttgtaagaactgtgttcttgtttatgtgattcattgcctcgagctgtagatcttgttaccttgctaaaagttaacccaatactgtgttatgttatgatcgttggccacgtaaataatataaacaagattggtaagatacgatgtcttctatttgcgggacaaatggtagataaagtgtgaatcttttgATCTGATTCAATCTGACTCATTTGAGTCAAATCAATGATTCGAATCTTCAGGATCCGATTCATTGAAATGAGCTAATTAATCCCTGATCGATATTAAAacgtaggttgatcccctacaTATTAATGGTGGAGAATTTTTAGGCACAGTACGATCTGACTTTTAAGCACAAAAACATTGTTTATCTTTTCTATTTTGTCCGGAAGAATAGATTAGAGACAGAGAAACAAAGTTGTTGTGTTACTGTATGATTTATTGTGGTACCCAGTGTGTTGAAACGCACGAATGCGCAACTCGAGTGCTTTTGAGAAAGCGAACTGCAGTAAATAGTTATTTGTCCACGAGACAAAAACGATACGTCGCTGTAAAGCGCACGGATTGAGAAACAATAAGCGTGTTCCTTATTCTTTCTCCTATAAGGCCTTCACAGTTGATTTAAAGGTGCGTGTCCCAGCTTTAAAGACTAACTGTGCATTTCTCCCTGGTCAAATTAAGCACAGAGTAGCTAACTGTCTTTTTGCCATCTAATTCACTAGCATCAAAGTTAGTGAACTCATCACGCCGCGCTTGAGAGAGCGGCAGAGCGTATTCTCACGGGAGAACTTATCTTGATCAAGTAAAGTGTGCGTGATTGAATCCACGCGTGTCTTTGACTGTGAATAGTCTTGACACAGAGCGCTGGGATCCGCCGAGATCTTAACAGTGCTATATTCTGTTGAGCAGTGTGAAATGCGCCGCTATTTCAC
This genomic window contains:
- the LOC110437863 gene encoding uncharacterized protein isoform X1, with protein sequence MFFFICIFADFIIYDCHLDCRKNKHYHCCYCSKTVINKSDFIKHIHFCKYSSTHCTKTARQQTPLATLNHETAPPLYTLNSETALPASAVNHETAPPPSTPKSETAPPPSTPNSETAPPPSTVNRPMAPPPSTPNSETAPPPSTVNRPMAPPPSTPNSETAPPPSTVNRPMAPPPSTPKIETAPPPSTVNRPMAPPPSTPNSETAPPPSTVNRPMAPPPSTPNSETAPPPSTVNRPMAPPPSTPNSETAPPPSTVNRPMAPPPSTPNRQMAPPPNRQTVHPTITPNQETAKVTVVQRKQEQRVNCPHCNICILKKNLKKHTQRAHSNIEHDVTALSCLRSLCIDEKNGVFAVSKSSKGPCIPVHVIKKTWGSSHKVTCDVDICNALIDFKRRSGMRSCECTHLKSVNYCRSDASKVSLQEEVLQEMVTQRWFAEDRKKQCINLQKKAEEEDTCLASYVDIGSASHMHYISVFEPKVSFYNRLGRIMVLYNAKNNTWHCPCSRPRHSCIHKAVSKWLLFQTKRNMFRKVKSTEEDLATKSLLPADPDHTLAKDDSKSTVYPPTNDDLKKMVQYIFTIKTIPSSLPSSTTSFCEKEFPKVLVPDEMLCSMYSEKVPLSDPLLISKKAKIVTTIGIIEDVETYCKKCPVCGLSYRYQEWNSGLHNYDNHIILSVKFCLLLRSFLQSHTAVERVCKALSVSTGMHYPSCITVLCAYLHFEALTDHNYQFSCLKCGFHPSVVIMDAHRKGVFSMPVSETEKPPANFNGHVDVEAFWNSLRLEIIARGLVPCGNHNPFAVKPNFHLWAPWIGVNTRKSGTVLNTEWEKVQPSTSNPVSELPVSEERLIDELMKLKVSAVRRLCESCGLGKKGSKMDLITRLRSEMQSRSSYDKIFQKVWGASGGWAVVMCPCGVVYSLKVLLRAESPRDFTDILMSWKHLPNVTIYDFARGLAAHANLRSPNMIPFSPHEGRLLEPNEANITAAEKGNLKVSLKWLKEKNFPSDVNGHPLTGTCEHYVLYDRFHENNTKDSRDKLRKIQLVPELAGRVNSQCAEQLFSQMRKNNYFLNVMKPTNHVFLMRNLLHHYNVAKNNRFVEQLAKHVGCTEVTLDQHGQALSGSSFESKNKSNGEPNAQKVAARKLKDYLKTSWEQPLTKSVEEKLMDVLDTNKSQSEHVARIYSTTLMREDFQTLGLERDAEATILNCCFKIIEDISALQGVQVWTSNSYVNATLIPPLCADPMLHIPVDASAKDCILFPSWSKSHWMICILRPKLKQLFLLDSLCKSGLSDGRYSQVYRRVAQKIVPGHWTELSCQDLSNIPMQSFSNNCGVFMLMYALYIALDVDFDFSEANMTKIRRWWCGLLLEGSGSPVKRKRPRKMECVSQAPVLSGENKCTMDPKGGLCDLPSDLLRQILLDVVFDEGDGAFLTLSLV
- the LOC110437863 gene encoding uncharacterized protein isoform X2; translated protein: MFFFICIFADFIIYDCHLDCRKNKHYHCCYCSKTVINKSDFIKHIHFCKYSSTHCTKTARQQTPLATLNHETAPPLYTLNSETALPASAVNHETAPPPSTPKSETAPPPSTPNSETAPPPSTVNRPMAPPPSTPNSETAPPPSTVNRPMAPPPSTPNSETAPPPSTVNRPMAPPPSTPKIETAPPPSTVNRPMAPPPSTPNSETAPPPSTVNRPMAPPPSTPNSETAPPPSTVNRPMAPPPSTPNSETAPPPSTVNRPMAPPPSTPNRQMAPPPNRQTVHPTITPNQETAKVTVVQRKQEQRVNCPHCNICILKKNLKKHTQRAHSNIEHDVTALSCLRSLCIDEKNGVFAVSKSSKGPCIPVHVIKKTWGSSHKVTCDVDICNALIDFKRRSGMRSCECTHLKSVNYCRSDASKVSLQEEVLQEMVTQRWFAEDRKKQCINLQKKAEEEDTCLASYVDIGSASHMHYISVFEPKVSFYNRLGRIMVLYNAKNNTWHCPCSRPRHSCIHKAVSKWLLFQTKRNMFRKVKSTEEDLATKSLLPADPDHTLAKDDSKSTVYPPTNDDLKKMVQYIFTIKTIPSSLPSSTTSFCEKEFPKVLVPDEMLCSMYSEKVPLSDPLLISKKAKIVTTIGIIEDVETYCKKCPVCGLSYRYQEWNSGLHNYDNHIILSVKFCLLLRSFLQSHTAVERVCKALSVSTGMHYPSCITVLCAYLHFEALTDHNYQFSCLKCGFHPSVVIMDAHRKGVFSMPVSETEKPPANFNGHVDVEAFWNSLRLEIIARGLVPCGNHNPFAVKPNFHLWAPWIGVNTRKSGTVLNTEWEKVQPSTSNPVSELPVSEERLIDELMKLKVSAVRRLCESCGLGKKGSKMDLITRLRSEMQSRSSYDKIFQKVWGASGGWAVVMCPCGVVYSLKVLLRAESPRDFTDILMSWKHLPNVTIYDFARGLAAHANLRSPNMIPFSPHEGRLLEPNEANITAAEKGNLKVSLKWLKEKNFPSDVNGHPLTGTCEHYVLYDRFHENNTKDSRDKLRKIQLVPELAGRVNSQCAEQLFSQMRKNNYFLNVMKPTNHVFLMRNLLHHYNVAKNNRFVEQLAKHVGCTEVTLDQHGQALSGSSFESKNKSNGEPNAQKVAARKLKDYLKTSWEQPLTKSVEEKLMDVLDTNKSQSEHVARIYSTTLMREDFQTLGLERDAEATILNCCFKIIEDISALQGVQVWTSNSYVNATLIPPLCADPMLHIPVDASAKDCILFPSWSKSHWMICESCPENCSWTLD